From the genome of Flavobacterium luteolum, one region includes:
- a CDS encoding GNAT family N-acetyltransferase, which translates to MITTKRLIIKPYRQEDSECFLNALNDNSDHLYDYFANMIKVNDNLESTKKYFEQKDLDWKENKSYACGIFKKETKELIGHISVREIDWKIPKGELAYFIFKQHNGNNFGAEALHAFKNWCFTEKKFNRLFMKIAEENIASIKVAERSGFIYEGLLKKDYRKREQNLIDMNIYGYTEDLKLERTNSQNADFSKLIVELDANLASRNGEMQEYFNQFNKLDSIKHVIIAYVNGTAAGCGAIKQFDSESVEVKRMFVSEEFRGRGIAHKILNELENWAKELGYAATVLETSNVQVEAVKLYTKSGYAVTENYGQYAGIESSICFRKELEL; encoded by the coding sequence ATGATTACAACCAAACGACTTATAATAAAGCCTTACAGACAGGAAGATTCAGAATGCTTTTTAAATGCTTTAAATGATAACAGCGATCATTTATACGATTACTTCGCTAATATGATCAAGGTTAATGACAACTTGGAATCAACAAAAAAGTATTTCGAACAGAAAGATTTGGATTGGAAAGAGAATAAAAGTTATGCCTGTGGAATATTTAAAAAAGAAACCAAGGAACTTATAGGACATATATCGGTAAGAGAAATCGATTGGAAAATACCTAAAGGTGAATTGGCCTACTTTATATTTAAACAGCATAACGGTAATAATTTCGGAGCAGAAGCTTTACATGCATTTAAAAATTGGTGTTTTACTGAAAAGAAGTTTAATAGACTTTTTATGAAAATTGCTGAGGAAAATATAGCAAGTATTAAAGTTGCCGAACGTTCTGGGTTTATATACGAAGGACTTTTAAAGAAAGACTACAGAAAGCGTGAACAAAATTTAATCGATATGAATATATACGGATATACAGAAGATTTGAAACTCGAAAGAACTAATTCTCAGAATGCAGATTTTTCAAAATTAATTGTAGAATTGGATGCCAATTTAGCAAGTAGAAATGGAGAGATGCAGGAATACTTTAATCAATTTAATAAACTAGACAGTATCAAGCATGTTATTATTGCGTATGTCAATGGCACTGCAGCGGGTTGCGGAGCCATAAAGCAATTTGACAGTGAATCTGTTGAGGTAAAACGTATGTTTGTTTCTGAAGAATTTAGAGGAAGAGGCATAGCACATAAAATTTTGAATGAACTTGAAAACTGGGCAAAAGAATTAGGTTATGCAGCGACCGTTTTGGAAACCAGTAATGTGCAGGTCGAAGCAGTTAAACTATATACTAAAAGCGGTTACGCAGTTACTGAAAATTATGGACAATATGC